Proteins encoded in a region of the Globicephala melas chromosome 1, mGloMel1.2, whole genome shotgun sequence genome:
- the SLC30A1 gene encoding proton-coupled zinc antiporter SLC30A1 yields MGCWGRNRGRLLCMLMLTFMFMVLEVVVSRVTSSLAMLSDSFHMLSDVLALVVALVAERFAQRTHATQKNTFGWIRAEVMGALVNAIFLTGLCFAILLEAIERFLEPHEMQQPLVVLGVGVAGLVVNVLGLCLFHHHSGFGNDSGHGHSHGGHSHGLPKGGRGKSTRTGGSDNRAPGEQGPDQEETNILVANSSNSNGLKLDRTDPEKSRNDAMEVQVNGNLIREPDQVELEDDDDKTGQLNMRGVFLHVFGDALGSVIVVVNALVFYFSWEGCPEGEMCVNPCTPDPCKAFVELINSTHATVYEAGPCWVLYLDPTLCIVMVCILLYTTYPLLKESALILLQTVPKQIDIKNLIKELRDVEGVEEVHELHVWQLAGSRIIATAHIKCEDPTSYMQVAKIIKDVFHNHGIHATTIQPEFASVGSKSSVVPCELACRTQCALKQCCGTRPQAQSGKDAEKAPAVSISCLELSDNLEKQPRRTKVENIPAVVIEIKKMPNKQPESSL; encoded by the exons ATGGGGTGCTGGGGTCGGAACCGGGGCCGGCTGCTGTGCATGCTGATGCTGACCTTCATGTTCATGGTCCTGGAGGTGGTGGTGAGCCGGGTGACTTCGTCGCTGGCGATGCTCTCCGACTCCTTCCACATGCTGTCGGATGTGTTGGCGCTGGTGGTGGCGCTGGTGGCCGAGCGCTTCGCCCAGCGGACCCACGCCACCCAGAAGAACACCTTCGGCTGGATCCGGGCCGAAGTGATGGGGGCTCTGGTGAACGCCATCTTCCTGACCGGCCTCTGCTTCGCCATCCTGCTGGAGGCCATCGAGCGCTTCCTCGAGCCGCACGAGATGCAGCAGCCGCTGGTGGTCCTCGGGGTCGGCGTGGCGGGGCTGGTGGTCAACGTGCTGGGGCTCTGCCTCTTCCACCATCATAGCGGCTTCGGCAACGACTCCGGCCACGGGCACTCGCACGGGGGGCACAGCCACGGCCTCCCCAAGGGGGGCCGCGGCAAGAGCACCCGCACCGGGGGTAGCGACAACAGGGCCCCAGGTGAGCAGGGTCCCGACCAGGAGGAGACCAACATCCTGGTGGCCAATAGCAGCAACTCCAACGGGCTGAAACTGGACCGGACAG atCCAGAAAAGTCCAGAAATGATGCAATGGAAGTACAAGTGAATGGGAATCTTATCAGAGAACCTGACCAGGTGGAATtggaagatgatgatgataagaCTGGACAGCTTAACATGCGTGGAGTTTTTCTGCATGTCTTTGGAGATGCTTTGGGTTCAGTGATTGTAGTAGTAAATGCCTTAGTCTTTTACTTTTCTTGGGAAGGTTGTCCTGAAGGGGAGATGTGTGTGAACCCATGTACCCCTGACCCCTGCAAAGCATTTGTAGAATTAATTAATAGTACTCATGCAACAGTTTATGAGGCTGGTCCTTGCTGGGTGCTATATTTAGATCCAACTCTTTGTATTGTAATGGTTTGTATACTTCTTTACACAACTTATCCATTACTTAAGGAGTCTGCTCTTATTCTTCTCCAAACTGTTCCTAAACAAATTGATATCAAAAATTTGATAAAAGAACTTCGAGATGTTGAAGGAGTTGAGGAAGTTCATGAATTACATGTTTGGCAACTTGCTGGAAGCAGAATCATTGCCACTGCTCACATAAAATGTGAAGACCCGACATCATACATGCAGGTGGCTAAGATCATTAAAGACGTTTTCCATAATCACGGAATTCATGCTACTACCATTCAGCCTGAATTTGCTAGTGTAGGCTCTAAGTCAAGTGTAGTCCCATGTGAACTTGCCTGCAGAACTCAGTGTGCTTTGAAGCAATGTTGTGGGACACGGCCACAAGCCCAATCTGGAAAGGATGCAGAAAAGGCCCCAGCAGTTAGCATTTCTTGTTTAGAACTTAGTGACAATCTAGAGAAGCAGCCCAGGAGGACTAAAGTTGAAAACATCCCTGCTGTTGtgatagagattaaaaaaatgccAAACAAACAACCTGAATCATCTTTGTGA